AAAACATGAGATTTGATTGGGTGGAGGAATTTTTCTCTAAGATGCTTACACGCTGATGTCAATTGAAATTATGCAGGTGCTGTGAGAAAGGAGATCGCAGATGAAACTGATCGAGAGACTGGTAAAACAAAGCAAATTTCAAGTGTTCCAATCCATCTTAGTATATATTCACCTAATGGTATGTCTTTTCTTGGCCGAACACCTAATTACAATTTGTGTTGTTATTTTTCTGTTGACATATTGTTGTAATAATCTTTGACAACTTGTTTTACTCAATTCTTGTTGTTTTATAGCCTTTCTTCTCATGATCTTTTTGTTGTGCTTATTGTATAATTTATCTTTGGCAGTTGTCAACTTGACTTTGATTGATCTTCCTGGGCTCACAAAGGTTGCTGTTGGTAAGTCACCTCTTATCTCGCCACTGgaaatttcttctccttttgttgATTGAACTGAGGTTTCTCTATAACTTGATGGTATCTAGAGTTGAAAGTTTGAAATCTGTAAGAAGACAACAAGTTCATTCAGTCATTGCAGTTCCTGTGCTGAGTTCATCCGTGAACAGATAGTAGAAACCAtccatccttttttgttccgcTGCATGTACTTTCAATGCATTTATGCCAACATGAATAGCTTACACTGTTTTTATCATAAACTGACTGTGCTCTTCAAATGgatgttttttgaaaataagaGGGCCAACCGGACAGCATTGTACAAGAAATTGAGAACATGGTCCGCTCATACATCGAGAAGGTATTGTGCATCATACCTCATCCGTTGTTTATTTtggattgtaatttttcaattactAAAAGATTTAGCAGGTTAACTCAACACAAGATTTTCATTCAGCAACTGGTTATTGAGCTTATAAGCTGGGTGATTGCTTGGAAGACACTTCTGGCTATCAACTATAAGAACTGTTTTTGGGTCcatgaggaagaaaaaaagaatttttttttattttgatgtcaTTTATTGTGCATAACCTCTTATGAATAGCattagggcgaatttttttgtttgaaggTTTTATGTAGCCTGCTGCAGCTCTTGTTTTCTTTCATTAGGAGGGGCATCCAAATGCTTAGATTTTGCAGCACCTGTTAAGTGTTCACTTTGGTTTAGTGTTCAAAGGGTCCTTTGGTATTTGAAAGAAATACTTTGGCCCCTTAAGTCTCATAATGTTGAGATTCCTGCTTTATTCAAGTTATAGGCATACCTATAATTTTTGCTCTTAAGTGAAGAATTTGTTCCCTCGATTCCAATGACTGTAAATTTATGTCATTGTCTCCTAAGATAGGCACACACTTTCGTACTCATGATGACTACCTTTTGGAACTATCCAAGGTGACAATAAAGAACTTACTAGTTCTTGAATCTTTATGCAGCCTAATTGTTTAATTCTTGCAATTTCACCTGCAAATCAAGATCTTGCTACATCTGATGCAATTAAGATCTCTCGTGAAGTAGATCCTACAGGTaacatttctatttttgttctttccacAGTGCAACTTTCCTACTCTCCATGGTTGAATTTTCGTATTTGTCTCTGGTCCTTGGACTTGTTAAGAAAATATCATGGGTGCTTTCCAGAATCTGTCTTCCTTTTAGATCTCCTAAAATGTAACTCTTGCAGAGATGTGCAAATGTGAAATCCCGTCTTTGCATCATTCTATCTACATCTCcatgcattttttatttctagtaACTAAGTTGCTgcgattatttatttttaggggAGAGGACATATGGAGTCTTGACAAAGATCGATCTAATGGATAAGGGAACAGACGCTGTTGATgtaagttttttgtttttttggtcaaactgtTGATGTAAGTTTAAGAGTATCTTTTCTGCAGAAAGATAATGATTTCTATTTACTCTGCATGTGGTTTATTTTGGGTTTTCTGCTTATAGTTTTCACTTTTCATCGCATCAACAAAATGCTGATCTGAGTGCGGTCAGGAGTCAGGACTAGGTAGAGCCTGATGAATTTGCATGGACGTCTTGTCGTTGAAACATTCATAACTGTCCTCGTGCTTTCACATCTCTATTATGTTGACTAATATTTTAGGTGCTCTTATTGCAATTATGAGCACCCCATTTTGATGCATTCTCGCTACTGAGGCTGATATTCTTTGGCTTAATAGATATTGGAAGGGAAAGCATATCGGCTTAAGTTCCCTTGGATTGGGGTAGTAAATCGATCCCAAGCTGATATTAACAAGAATGTCGACATGATTGCTGCTCGCCGCAGAGAGCGTGAATATTTCTCTAGTACTCCTGAATACAAGCATCTTGCGCACAGAATGGGTTCAGAGCATTTAGCAAAGATGCTTTCGAAGGTTGGAAAATCGTGATGATTTCTTTGTGCAACCAGTTATTCAACTTCATCCGGTAatgctatcatgttcattgCAGCAATTGGAGAACGTAATCAAGGCCAAAATACCAGGCATCCAGTCCCTTATTAACAAAACAATTCTTGAGCTTGAGACTGAGTTGAGTCGTCTGGGCAAGCCTATAGCTGCAGATGCAGGAGTAtgtgtcttatttttttttcccatgctATGTCAGTTTCATTCtactgttttttttctttttaaatgaaGACCAACCATGCCATTTTGCTACCTCTACACTTTCGTTTTGGGGGTTGGAATTCTCACTCCTCAAGCAGGAGTACCAATAGCATGACTGCATCCCTTAAGTTCATATGCTGCAAGAAGAATTATTGATCATATCTTACTAAAATGCAGGGAAAGTTGTATTCAATCATGGAGATATGTCGTCTTTTTGATCAAATTTACAAGGAGCATCTAGATGGCGTGTATGTATACAAGTTCATTCTTCTTGTCCAAACCACCTCCTTATTATACATATATGTTATGAAGGCAGTAAGAGTTGATATTATTTTCGAGTGCAGGCGTCCAGGAGGTGACAAGATTTATAATGTTTTCGATAATCAGCTTCCTGCTGCTCTTAAGAGGCTGCAATTTGACAAACAACTTTCCATGGAAAATATTAAGAAGCTCATTACAGAAGCTGATGGATACCAACCTCATTTAATAGCTCCTGAACAAGGATATCGCCGTCTGATCGAATCTTCTTTAATAACTATTAGAGGTCCTGCTGAGGCTGCTGTTGATGCGGTATGCTTTTAACACACAGAAGATTACATAAAGTATCTGACATGGAAATGCATACAGTACTCTTGGTTGGtttgttttgtgattaaaatgttaaaaaggTCGATCAAATCAGTTTCCTTTCAGTGTAAATCTTGGCGTGGTTCGTTAGAATTGTTTGTACATGCTTTATGATGGGGAATCAGAAAATTGGTAAGAATTGTGGGAGTATCAGGAATTCCACATGATTCTGTGGTTGTTCAATGGCAGACCTACCTTATTTCAGTGTGCCTGTTTCCTTCTAACACCACAATCATATGTCTGTCGCCATATTAAACAGTTTCACTTTTTGGGCTTCTGAGTAATTCACTatttattttcaagtttcataAGACAAACAGGAAGCTTGGGATAAGAAcaccacaagtgtcataactttgtgagtaccataactttcaattgatcacttgagtgccgtaactttttaaaaaatttcatcccAGTGCcggaaatcctacgtggcatagcacttggGTGTACGTTTTTTAAAACTTCAGTGATTAATCGAAAAGTTATATGGCAATCAAGTGATAGAAGAAacagttatgatactcaagtgaataccatacgaaaattatggcactgGTGACATCCTTTTTCCATGATGCTTTATTATGTTATTTGCCTATGATAATCTGTGATATGGATATGCTCATGGGTGTGTATTAGTGTTTGCTATGAGTACTGAATATCTTTTCCTTTGGCCAAACTACAAAAACTGAATATGTCTTTGCTTCACTTCAGGTTCATGCTCTACTGAAGGACCTAGTGCACAAGGCTATTAGTGAAACACTGGTACATTTTCTACTGAACTATATCTCTTTTAAGTTTCTAGTGCACAAAGCTTATGTAAAGAGCTGCTGCCCCTTTCTGTAGTCTTGACCCAATAAGACAAATACAGCATGTTCTTGCACATGGGCATTCTGTTGTTGAATGTCCTATTTTGAAGAATTGAAACACCATATAATATAACTAAAGCCAGAATTACAGGGGCTAGAGAATACTTAacaattttccattttggatGAATCTATAACTCCAGTGTCACATTTTGGACTTGTTAATGTTTTCGGGACTTGGGAGGTGTTATAGGACGTCTGAGGATAAAGAGAATTTGCTAGAATTGAGAGCGACAAAGCCTTAACAAATTTT
This sequence is a window from Rhodamnia argentea isolate NSW1041297 chromosome 3, ASM2092103v1, whole genome shotgun sequence. Protein-coding genes within it:
- the LOC115748006 gene encoding dynamin-related protein 5A isoform X2, coding for MDNLISLVNKIQRACTALGDHGDTSALPTLWDSLPSIAVVGGQSSGKSSVLESVVGKDFLPRGSGIVTRRPLVLQLHKLEEGSREYAEFLHLPRKRFTDFGAVRKEIADETDRETGKTKQISSVPIHLSIYSPNVVNLTLIDLPGLTKVAVEGQPDSIVQEIENMVRSYIEKPNCLILAISPANQDLATSDAIKISREVDPTGERTYGVLTKIDLMDKGTDAVDILEGKAYRLKFPWIGVVNRSQADINKNVDMIAARRREREYFSSTPEYKHLAHRMGSEHLAKMLSKQLENVIKAKIPGIQSLINKTILELETELSRLGKPIAADAGGKLYSIMEICRLFDQIYKEHLDGVRPGGDKIYNVFDNQLPAALKRLQFDKQLSMENIKKLITEADGYQPHLIAPEQGYRRLIESSLITIRGPAEAAVDAVHALLKDLVHKAISETLELKQYPGLRVEVTNAACESLERMREESKKATLKLVDMECGYLTVDYFRKLPQDVEKGGNPSHSLFDRYNESYLRRIGSTVLSYVNMVCASLRHSIPKSIVHGQVREAKRSLLDRFFTELGSMEQKRLSSLLNEDPAVMERRTALSQRLELYRSAQTEIDTVAWSK
- the LOC115748006 gene encoding dynamin-related protein 5A isoform X1; translated protein: MDNLISLVNKIQRACTALGDHGDTSALPTLWDSLPSIAVVGGQSSGKSSVLESVVGKDFLPRGSGIVTRRPLVLQLHKLEEGSREYAEFLHLPRKRFTDFGAVRKEIADETDRETGKTKQISSVPIHLSIYSPNVVNLTLIDLPGLTKVAVEGQPDSIVQEIENMVRSYIEKPNCLILAISPANQDLATSDAIKISREVDPTGERTYGVLTKIDLMDKGTDAVDILEGKAYRLKFPWIGVVNRSQADINKNVDMIAARRREREYFSSTPEYKHLAHRMGSEHLAKMLSKQLENVIKAKIPGIQSLINKTILELETELSRLGKPIAADAGGKLYSIMEICRLFDQIYKEHLDGVYVYKFILLVQTTSLLYIYVMKAVRVDIIFECRRPGGDKIYNVFDNQLPAALKRLQFDKQLSMENIKKLITEADGYQPHLIAPEQGYRRLIESSLITIRGPAEAAVDAVHALLKDLVHKAISETLELKQYPGLRVEVTNAACESLERMREESKKATLKLVDMECGYLTVDYFRKLPQDVEKGGNPSHSLFDRYNESYLRRIGSTVLSYVNMVCASLRHSIPKSIVHGQVREAKRSLLDRFFTELGSMEQKRLSSLLNEDPAVMERRTALSQRLELYRSAQTEIDTVAWSK